A single genomic interval of Pseudomonadales bacterium harbors:
- a CDS encoding thiolase domain-containing protein: MREAAIIGYVQGPQSRYAGAANESELIMPVVSEVMRRAGITMKDVDFTCSGSCDYLQGAAFAFVEGLSAVATVPPIKESHVEMDAAWALYEALLKIWTGDAEVCLVYGFGKSSPGELRSVLSLQLDPYYQVPLWPDSVSTAALQARALLDGGTVSERDLAEVVVRSRANALDNPRAQLKGHFTVDALLAEPTFVSPLRRHDCAPITDGASAMLIASGTAARRLCARPAWIRGIDHRMETGVFGARDLTRSASTHLAAQRAGVARGPIDLAELHAPFSHQEIILRRALDLGDEVPVNLSGGALAANAMMVAGLDRIGFVAERIIDGKADRGVAHATSGHCLQQNLVAVLEA; encoded by the coding sequence ATGCGCGAGGCAGCGATCATCGGGTACGTGCAGGGGCCGCAGAGCCGCTACGCCGGAGCAGCGAACGAGAGCGAGCTGATCATGCCGGTGGTCAGCGAGGTGATGCGCAGGGCCGGCATCACGATGAAGGATGTGGACTTCACCTGTTCCGGCAGTTGCGACTACCTGCAGGGTGCGGCGTTTGCGTTCGTCGAGGGTCTTTCGGCCGTGGCGACGGTGCCCCCGATCAAGGAGTCCCATGTCGAGATGGACGCCGCATGGGCGCTTTACGAGGCCTTGCTGAAGATCTGGACCGGTGATGCCGAGGTCTGCCTGGTGTACGGTTTCGGCAAGTCGTCCCCCGGTGAGCTGCGCAGCGTGCTGAGCCTGCAGCTCGATCCGTACTACCAGGTGCCGTTGTGGCCGGATTCGGTCAGCACGGCGGCGCTGCAGGCGCGTGCACTGCTCGACGGCGGAACGGTCAGCGAACGCGACCTGGCCGAAGTGGTGGTGCGCAGTCGCGCCAATGCGCTGGACAATCCACGTGCCCAGTTGAAAGGGCATTTCACGGTCGATGCGCTGCTCGCCGAGCCCACGTTCGTCTCGCCGCTGCGCCGTCACGATTGCGCGCCGATCACCGACGGTGCCTCCGCGATGCTGATCGCCTCGGGCACGGCCGCGAGGCGCCTGTGCGCGCGCCCGGCCTGGATTCGCGGCATCGACCATCGCATGGAAACCGGTGTGTTCGGTGCGCGTGACCTCACGCGTTCGGCTTCCACCCACCTTGCGGCACAAAGGGCCGGCGTTGCGCGGGGCCCGATCGACCTTGCCGAGCTGCACGCTCCGTTCAGCCATCAGGAAATCATCCTGCGTCGTGCGCTCGACCTGGGCGACGAGGTGCCGGTCAACCTGTCCGGCGGAGCGCTGGCGGCGAACGCAATGATGGTTGCGGGGCTCGATCGCATCGGCTTCGTCGCC